The Phycisphaerae bacterium genomic sequence GGGGGCAGCATGAGCATGCCCATCGAGATCAGCACGGCGGCGATCACCATGTCGATGACCAGGAACGGCAGATAGACGCGGAACCCGATCACGAATGCGGTCTTCAGTTCGCTGGTCACGAACGCCGGCACCAGGACGCTGGTCGGCACGTCGCGCCAGCGCTCCACTTCCGGGTTGCCGGTCCGGGCGAGGAACATGAAGACGTCCTGCTCGTTGTTGGTCGCCTCGATCTGGCGGATCATGAACTCGCGGATCGGGCCCAGGGCGTTGGTCAGGGCCTGGCCCTGGTCGAGTTGGTTTTCGAGGTAAGGCGTGAGGGCGTCCTGCTGAACGCGGTACCAGGTCGGCGCCATCACCATGAAGGTCATAAACAGGGCCAGCCCGATCAGGACCTGGTTGGGCGGAAGCTGCTGAGTGGCCAGGGCCTGGCGGAGCAGCGCGAGCACGACGATGATGCGGGTGAAGCAGGTGACCATTACGAGGATGGCCGGCGCTAGTGACAGGACGGTCAGGAGGAACAGGATCTGGAGCGCGGTGGACATGCCCGTGCCGTCTTTGACCGGCGGAATCACCTGGCGGATGTCGGGGATGTAGGCCCCTTCGCCTCCGGCGGTCTGTCCCCACGCCGAAGCGGCCAGCGCAAGAACCGCCACCGCGATCGGAAGCACAAAACCCCTTCGCGAGCGGCGGACGGAACAACCATCAGAGACGATGCCTTCCATGGCTTAGCGCTGGCCTCCAATGCCCTTGAGACGGTTGATCTTATTTATCAACGAATTCAGCTCGGATTTCAACTCCAAAACACTTTCTTCTTCATTTTCTTTGCTGTTTTCGCGGTTTTTATCGGACGGATCGGGCTCGGAGTCCTCCTCTTCGAACCTCGCCCGCTCACCGGAGAACAGGCCCATGAAGCCGGCGGTGACACTGGTCGAGCGTCCCTGCTCAATCTGGCTGAGCAACTGGGCGACTTCGTCGGGATCGGAGACGGTCAGGAGATGGCTGACACTCTGCTCGCTCAGGCCAATCAGGACGAGTTTTCGGCCGACCTTGACCATGGCCAAGGCCTGTTTGGGCGAAAGGTAGGTTCGTCCGAGAACCTGGACGGCGGCCAACGATGAAAACATCCTGGCTCCCGGGTAGGCCTTACGGATCACCGCCAGAGCGACCACGATGAGCACGAGCACCAGGGCCAGGGCGGCCCACAGCGTTCCGCTGAAGGCGCTGAAACCGCCCTTCTCGTCGTTCCGTTCGCCGGACCGGAATTCCTCCGACCCTTTGATCGGGCTGTCCTCGACGCCCGGTTCATCGAGCGAGGCGGGGTTGTTGGCGCTGGAGGTCTCCTGTCCCGCGCATGGCAGAGCGGGACAGAAGAGACTCAGTCCGATAATCACGAGCAGGAAGCGCAGTTTTCCGTTCCGGCGAAGAAACATGGCCTGGCTGTATCCTTTGACGGCTGTGGGTCACTATTGAGTTGTGAACATGCGGTATTCGCCCCTTGAGGCGTCCGGCGATCGATCAAGGGGTCTGGTCGGCGACGATCTGACTGACCCGCACGCAGAAGTTGTCGTTGAGCACAAGGACTTCCCCGCGAGCCACCAACCGCTCGTTGACGTAGATATCGACGGGATCACCCGCCAGCTTGTCGATCTCGACGATCGAACCTTCGCCAAGCCGCAATACGTCCTCGACGAGCATGCGGGTGCGGCCCAGCTCGATCTTGACGTCCAGTTCGACGTCCTGAAGCAGGTCGACCGAGGTCGCGGCGGCGGGCTTGCCAGCTTGCGCAGCGGCCAGTTCCTTGGCCAGATCGGGAAGCCCGGCGGCTTGACTCTCAGCGGCGGGCGAAGACGGCTTCGGTTCGGCCGCCGACGGTTCGGCGGATTGAACCGGCTTGTCCTTTTTGGGTTCTTCCGGCGACATGAGTTCCTCTTTCGGCCTCCCTAATCGATGGGGGTGGGCATGTAATGGGCAATCAAAACGTCCTGGATCTTCCCTTTTCCAATCAGTTCTTCAAGCACGCCTTTGAACTGGCGCCGGAGGGTCGAAAGGCCGTAGTCGGGCTTGTCGGTCCTGGCCAGACCCAGGGCGCCGGCGTCGGCCCCGGCGATGATCGTCCGCATGCGGTCGCGGATGGTGGCTTCGTGGTGCTTGATTTCCTCTTCGATGCCGCCGCCCGCCGCTTCGCCGCCGTGTCCGCCGTGGCCGCCGCCTTCACCTTCGCCGCCGAGCAGGTGCTTAGGCACCAGGGCGTGGACTTCCATCTCGATCACGTAAAGGCGGTTGGTGTTGGTGTGCGGACAGCGGATTTTGGCGATGGGGATCTCGGCCGTCTCCTGGCTCTCCGGGTGCTCGCCCTCGCCGTGCTGCTCGACGATCTCGATGCCCATGGCCTCGGTGGGACTTTGTCCGAAGATCTTGATGCCCACGAACACGCCGACGACCATGAAGACCAGCATGCCGCCGACGATCCCGCCGCCCAGGACCAGCTTGTTCGACTTCTTCGGCGTTGCTTCGGCGGTCTTTTCCTCTTCAGCCTTGGCCATTGTTCAACTCCCTGTCGCGGCGTTACGTTCCGAAGTTGCAGCGGATGCTCCGGGCGTACTCGATAGCCCGCGAGACGACCACGTCCATCGGTTCGCGGACCAGGAGGCGGTCGCCGCTGGTCAACGTGATCAACGTATCCGGCGTCTGCTCGACGAACCGGATCAGTTCGGCGTTGACCACGATCTCCTTTCCGTTCAGCCGCGTAACCTTAATCATGTTCTTTCGTTACCGTCCCATAACCGCCATCGGCCGGATCGGGCGCTGACTTTCGTTACCGCACCATCGAGAGCAGTTCGCTCAGGAGCTGCTGCGAGGTGCTGATGACCCGACCCGACGCGCTGAACGCGGTGGTGGCGGTGATCATGCTGATGAACTCGCGTGTCAGGTCCACGTTGCTCAGCTCCAATGCTCCGCCGATCAGGCTCCCGGCCCCCATCGCACCCGGCGTGACCAGTGCCGGCTCGCCCGAGTTGGGCCCGGCCACGAACGCGTTGTCGCCCTGGGCGATCAGTCCGCCGGGGTTCGAGAAGGTGGCCAGGACCACCTGCCCCAGGGTCCGGGTCAAACCGTTGGAGAAGGTGCCGATAATGCGGCCATCATTGGCGATGGCGAAATCATTCAGCGTGCCCATCGGGAAACCGTTTTGCTGGTCCATCAGCGGACCGGTCGAATTGCCGCCGAGCGGCGTGAGTCCCTGGAGTTTGGAGAAGTCCAGCGAGACCACCACCGGGTCCACAGCCCCCAGGTCGGCCCGGTTGACGGTGACCGAATTGCTCGTGGTGCTGACCAGGGTTCCGGAGGTATCAAAGGTCAAGGTGCCCGATCCGACCACCGGCGAAAGGTCGCTGTCGTCCTGCGACTCGGCGTAGAACCGCCAGGTGTTGCCGGTGCTGGTCTTTTCGATCAGCGTGAAGGTGATGTCCACGTTGGCCGGGTTGCCCAGGGAGTCGTAGACCTGGAAGCTCGTGAACTCGCTGGCTCCCTGGACGTCCTCGTCGATCTCGACGCTGCCGTAGGTGACGGCTGATCCGCCGGAGCCGGTCATCGAGGTAATATTGATCACGCTGTCGGCTCCGAGATTGCCGACGATCTCAATCTCACCGTTGGCGTTGACGCTGATCCCCGCGGGCGGGTTCTGGGCGGTGCTGGTGTTGATCCCGCAGACGCTTTCGAGCCATTCGGTCAGTTCGGCGAGGGTGGCTCCGGAGTCCAGAGCGGCGGTGCTTCCGTTGGTGACGGTGAAGGTGGCCGGCTCCAGGTTCCGTCCGCCCTTGGTCGCCTCGACGGTGATCGTATCGCCGGCGGCGAACAGCGCCACACCCGGAGCGGTGGCGGAGGCAACCGCGGTCAGGGCGGTGTTGCCGGTGGCGGGCACCGCGCCTCCGGCGATTACGAGGGCCTGCGAGGTGGTGGTCGCGGGCGCCGCGGCCACAATCCCGCTGGCGTCGAGGTTGCCCTTGAACCCGGCTTGAGTGGTCGCCTGGGCGATGGACAGCCCGCCGACCGGGATGGTCAGGGCCGAAAGCGTGCCCTGGGCGATGTTGAAATTCTCATCCACCGCGAAACCGAGCAGCATGTTTCCATCGGCGCTCACGAGGCGCTGGTTGGCGTCGATCTTGAACGCCCCGTCGCGGGTGTAGACGCGACTGCCGTCGGAGGTCTGGAGCATGAAGAAGCCGTTGCCCTGGATCGCGGCGTCGGTGTTCACTCCGGTCAATTCGATCGAGCCGGTGCCGAAGTCTCGTTCGACGGCTCCGGTGCTCACGCCGAGGCCGAACTGCATCGGGTTGGTGCCGCCGCTGGCCGTGCCGGGCGGCGTGCCGAACGACATGGTCTGGCTCAACTGGGTCTGGAACGTGGCCCGCGAGCCCTTGTAGGCCACCGTGTTGACGTTGGCGATGTTGTTGCCGCTGACGTCGAGCCGGGTCTGCGAGGCATTGAGGCCCGAGAGCGCCGAATACAGCGTCGAAGTGATACCCATCGTTCAGGTTCCTCTCTGAAAAATCAGGCGGTTTCGCCGGTTGCGGTCTGGCCGTTGACCTGGATCACGTTGTCCATCGACAGGCGCTGGCCGCTGTCAAGTTCGAGGTGGACCTTTCGGTCCTCGACCTTCACCGCGGTGACCACGCCGGAGACCTCGTTGGCCGACCCGTCGAGTCCGACCACGACCTTGCCGATCATGGACGAGGCGGCAGAGAGACTCTGGTTGAGCGACAGGTTTTCCAGCGTTTCGCTCAGGCTCATCGTGCTCTGGATGTTCTGGATCTGACCGACCTGGTTGACCAGATCCTTGCTTGACATGGGCTCGAAGGGATCCTGCTGCTGGAGTTCCTGGATCATGATCTTCAGGAAATCCTCAATTTTCATGCCTTTCGAACCCGTCGTCGCGGTGCCGGTCGCGGCGTTCGCGGTTTGTCCAACTCCACTGATTGTGCTCATAACGTCCTCCATCTCCGGTCGCCGTCAGGCGACGATGTTGACTGTTTTGACATTGGTCCGGCTCCGGCCGACGGTCATCGTCGGTCGCGGGCTTTCCGGCTCGGTTCTCTCCGCTTCATCCTGCGGTCCCTGTTGCCGCTGCGGTGGCTGGCGGTCCTGCCGGCCCGAATCGAAATTCTGGTTATGCTGGCCATGCTGGTGCTGCGGGTTCTGCCACTGCGGGTGCTGGGCCTGCGGCTCGCGTGTCTGGATTTCGAAACGGTTGACCGTGATGCCCTGGCTCTCGAGGGCGCTGCGCAGCTGCTCGAACCGCTCGGAAAGCACCTGCCTGGCCTCGTGCGTTTCGGTCACGATGTTCAGCCGCATCTGGTTGTCGACCAGGCGAACGTCGATCTTCAGACGTCCGAGTTCCGGCGGGTCGAGTTGCACCGTCAACTGGCTCTGGCGTTCGCCGACGTTGCTGCGGATCACGTGCAGGATGCGGCCGATGTTGGCCTGGCCCGCCTGCGAGGCGTCCGCCTGACGCGAGACCAGGGTCTCGAGCGATTGGCCGAACGACGCGGCGGAAGTCCTGCCCGAGACGTCCGTTCCGCTGAGGGCAAGGTTCGGCGCCATTCGCGGAGCCGAGTCGCCTCCGCTGTTGCGCGAGCCCGAGCCGTCGAACTCGTCGGTCATGGCCCGGAGGAACTGCTCGGCCAGGCCCGTCTCGAATACCACCCGCCGATCGCCAGCGTTCAGCCAGTTGGCCATCATGGCCGTCCGGTCCGGGATCACCCGGGCGGCGATCCGCGTCGCCTCCTGCAGCTTTTCGGCCCTGGCGGCGGTCTCCAGTTCCAGCGGGGCCTCCGTCGCCGGATCGGCCAGTTTCTCGATGGGCGGCTTGTCCGAACTCACAGCCGGGGCTTTCGCCTCGGACCGTGGCGGCGCGGCCTCCTGCCCCGCCTCAACCGCGGTCTGTGAGTCCGCCATCGGCTGACTGGCGAGAGCGCTGACGGTGGCCTCCGT encodes the following:
- the fliP gene encoding flagellar type III secretion system pore protein FliP (The bacterial flagellar biogenesis protein FliP forms a type III secretion system (T3SS)-type pore required for flagellar assembly.); translation: MEGIVSDGCSVRRSRRGFVLPIAVAVLALAASAWGQTAGGEGAYIPDIRQVIPPVKDGTGMSTALQILFLLTVLSLAPAILVMVTCFTRIIVVLALLRQALATQQLPPNQVLIGLALFMTFMVMAPTWYRVQQDALTPYLENQLDQGQALTNALGPIREFMIRQIEATNNEQDVFMFLARTGNPEVERWRDVPTSVLVPAFVTSELKTAFVIGFRVYLPFLVIDMVIAAVLISMGMLMLPPMLISLPFKLLLFVLVDGWHLVVGSLLSSFA
- a CDS encoding flagellar biosynthetic protein FliO, whose amino-acid sequence is MFLRRNGKLRFLLVIIGLSLFCPALPCAGQETSSANNPASLDEPGVEDSPIKGSEEFRSGERNDEKGGFSAFSGTLWAALALVLVLIVVALAVIRKAYPGARMFSSLAAVQVLGRTYLSPKQALAMVKVGRKLVLIGLSEQSVSHLLTVSDPDEVAQLLSQIEQGRSTSVTAGFMGLFSGERARFEEEDSEPDPSDKNRENSKENEEESVLELKSELNSLINKINRLKGIGGQR
- the fliN gene encoding flagellar motor switch protein FliN, with translation MSPEEPKKDKPVQSAEPSAAEPKPSSPAAESQAAGLPDLAKELAAAQAGKPAAATSVDLLQDVELDVKIELGRTRMLVEDVLRLGEGSIVEIDKLAGDPVDIYVNERLVARGEVLVLNDNFCVRVSQIVADQTP
- a CDS encoding flagellar FlbD family protein; translation: MIKVTRLNGKEIVVNAELIRFVEQTPDTLITLTSGDRLLVREPMDVVVSRAIEYARSIRCNFGT
- a CDS encoding flagellar hook-basal body complex protein produces the protein MGITSTLYSALSGLNASQTRLDVSGNNIANVNTVAYKGSRATFQTQLSQTMSFGTPPGTASGGTNPMQFGLGVSTGAVERDFGTGSIELTGVNTDAAIQGNGFFMLQTSDGSRVYTRDGAFKIDANQRLVSADGNMLLGFAVDENFNIAQGTLSALTIPVGGLSIAQATTQAGFKGNLDASGIVAAAPATTTSQALVIAGGAVPATGNTALTAVASATAPGVALFAAGDTITVEATKGGRNLEPATFTVTNGSTAALDSGATLAELTEWLESVCGINTSTAQNPPAGISVNANGEIEIVGNLGADSVINITSMTGSGGSAVTYGSVEIDEDVQGASEFTSFQVYDSLGNPANVDITFTLIEKTSTGNTWRFYAESQDDSDLSPVVGSGTLTFDTSGTLVSTTSNSVTVNRADLGAVDPVVVSLDFSKLQGLTPLGGNSTGPLMDQQNGFPMGTLNDFAIANDGRIIGTFSNGLTRTLGQVVLATFSNPGGLIAQGDNAFVAGPNSGEPALVTPGAMGAGSLIGGALELSNVDLTREFISMITATTAFSASGRVISTSQQLLSELLSMVR